In Candidatus Electrothrix scaldis, the genomic window GCTGATAAATCTGCCCTGCATGTTCGAATGGCAGATGAGGCGGTCCATATAGGTGCTTCCGCACCAACACAGAGTTACCTGGATGTTGAGAAGATACTCAGCGCCTGTAAAAGTACCGGGGCTGAGGCTGTACATCCAGGATACGGCTTTCTTTCGGAAAACGATACCTTTTGTCAACGGCTTGGCGAAGAGGGCATAGCCTTTATTGGGCCTCCGGTCGGGGCTATCACCAGCATGGGGGATAAGATTACCTCCAAGCAGATTGCGGATCAGGCCGGGGTCAATACCATTCCTGGTTATGATGGGATTCTGGAAAACGCTGAGCAGGCCGTGGAAAAGGCCGCCGAGATAGGCTACCCGGTGATGCTCAAGGCGACTGCCGGTGGCGGTGGCAAGGGGATGCGGATCGCCCGTAATGAACAGGAATGCCGGGAGGGCTTTGAGCGGGCCGCTGGTGAGGCTCTGTCCAGCTTTGGTGATGATCGCATCCTGATTGAAAAATATATAGAGCAGCCCCGCCATATCGAGATTCAGGTCATGGCGGATCAGCACGGTAATGCGGTTTATCTCGGAGAACGGGAATGTTCTCTGCAACGGCGCCATCAAAAGGTCATTGAAGAGGCTCCGTCCCCCTTCCTTACCCCGGAGACCCGCCGCCAGATGGGCGAGCAGGCGGTCATGTTGGCCAAGGCTGTCAATTATACTTCTGCCGGAACTGTTGAATGCATAGTTGACCAGGAACAGAATTTTTATTTTTTGGAAATGAATACCCGCCTCCAGGTGGAGCACCCCATAACCGAGATGGTGACAGGGTATGATCTGGTGGAATTGATGATCCGGGTGGCCGCTGGCGAGCCCCTGCCCATGCGGCAGGAGGATATTGAACTCAAAGGCTGGGCCCTTGAATGCCGGGTCTATGCTGAAGATCCGGTCCGGGATTTTTTTCCATCTACCGGCAGGGTCACAACCTACCAGCCGCCCTATGAGGATATGACAAGGGTACGCCTGGACAGCGGGGTGGTTGAGGGCAGTGAGATCTCGGTCTATTACGATCCTATGATTTCCAAGCTGGTGACCAGGGGAGAGGACCGGGAAGAGGCCATTGCCATTATGCAGGATGCTCTGGATGAGTATGTGATTGAGGGCGTGGCCACGAATATTAATTTCCTCTCCGCCTTGGTTGCTCATCCCCGATTCCAGCGGGGTGAACTCTCTACCGGGTTTATAGGAGAGGAATTTGCCCACGGCTTTCGCGATACCGAGGTTAAGGTCGATGCCCCGGATATTCCCATTGTGGTGGCAGGAATTGTGCATCGTCTGTACACGGAAAGAGCTGCCAAGATCGGCGGCCAGCTGCCTGGGCACGAACGGCGGGTGGGTGATTCCTGGGTCGTGGTTATCGGGGACGTGCATAAACCCCTTTCAGTGAAGCCCTTTCAGGCCGATTGTGGGTACCGCGTAGATTATAAAGGGAAGAATTATAGGGTCAAGACGGACTGGCAGTTTTCTCAAAAGGTCTTTCACGGCACCATTAATAATCAGCGTTTCAGCTTGCAGGTCAGCAGGCGAGGACTAGGGTATACCATTTGTTATCGTGGCTTACGTATTGACGCCTTGGTGATGTCCCCACAAGTAGCTGAATTGTATCGCTACATGCCGAAAAAGGCAGAGGTTGATTTGTCCAAGTTTCTGCTTGCCCCTATGCCGGGCCTGTTGGTCAAGCTTGCTGTTCAGCCCGAACAGGAGGTGAAGGTTGGGCAGGAGCTGGCAGTTATCGAGGCTATGAAGATGGAAAACGTGCTTAGAGCACCGGCAGATGGCAAGATTGCCAGTATTACAGCGAATCTCGGTGAATGCCTGACCGTGGATCAAGTGATCCTGGAATTTGCCTGAGCTGATTATAATTCAACAGATGATGATGTTCTCTCGATATAATTTTGTTCGAGTTTTTTCCCTCCTTTTTCTTTGTTTTTGTTGGCTACCTCACAGCGCAGCAGCTGCAGAAACTGACCCGGCCTTTCAGGTCTGGCTTAAGGCTTTTTATCCCCGCGCGGCAAAGAAAGGCATCAGTAGGGATCTATATCAACGGGCCTTTGCCAAGGTAACGGCGCCGGATAGCGAGGTCTTGCGTAAGGCGGCTTACCAGCCGGAATTCACCACGGAGATCTGGGATTATCTGGACACGGCGGTCAATGCGCTGACCGTGGCAGAGGGCAGGGTGATGGCGAAAAAATATCGTCCTTGGCTGAAAAAGATTTCTACCCGCTTTGGTGTCGATGCCTCTTTCCTTCTGGCCATCTGGTCCATTGAAAGTCGCTATGGCTCGGTGTTGGAGCGACCAGGGCGCCTCCATTATGTGCCCCAGGCCTTGGCGACCTTGGCCTATGGAGATAAGAATCGCCGCAAATTTGCTGAGCAACAGCTGATAGCAGCCCTCCAGATCGTCCGGGATGGTGATGTTGATCTGTCCCAGCTCTATGGCTCCTGGGCTGGGGCAATGGGGCATACCCAGTTCATTCCCACCAGTTACCAGGCCTATGGTGTGGATATGGACAAGGACGGACGGAGGGATATCTGGAACTCGGTGCCAGATGCCTTGGCTACCGCCGCAAATCTCCTCCACAAGAACGGTTGGCGAACCGGCAAGGCCTGGGGCTATGAGGTGCAGGTGCCTAAGCAAGGTGCGCGATATCGGGGGCAGACCAA contains:
- the accC gene encoding acetyl-CoA carboxylase biotin carboxylase subunit, encoding MFTKILIANRGEIACRIIRTARAMGIKTVAVFSDADKSALHVRMADEAVHIGASAPTQSYLDVEKILSACKSTGAEAVHPGYGFLSENDTFCQRLGEEGIAFIGPPVGAITSMGDKITSKQIADQAGVNTIPGYDGILENAEQAVEKAAEIGYPVMLKATAGGGGKGMRIARNEQECREGFERAAGEALSSFGDDRILIEKYIEQPRHIEIQVMADQHGNAVYLGERECSLQRRHQKVIEEAPSPFLTPETRRQMGEQAVMLAKAVNYTSAGTVECIVDQEQNFYFLEMNTRLQVEHPITEMVTGYDLVELMIRVAAGEPLPMRQEDIELKGWALECRVYAEDPVRDFFPSTGRVTTYQPPYEDMTRVRLDSGVVEGSEISVYYDPMISKLVTRGEDREEAIAIMQDALDEYVIEGVATNINFLSALVAHPRFQRGELSTGFIGEEFAHGFRDTEVKVDAPDIPIVVAGIVHRLYTERAAKIGGQLPGHERRVGDSWVVVIGDVHKPLSVKPFQADCGYRVDYKGKNYRVKTDWQFSQKVFHGTINNQRFSLQVSRRGLGYTICYRGLRIDALVMSPQVAELYRYMPKKAEVDLSKFLLAPMPGLLVKLAVQPEQEVKVGQELAVIEAMKMENVLRAPADGKIASITANLGECLTVDQVILEFA
- a CDS encoding lytic murein transglycosylase; the encoded protein is MPELIIIQQMMMFSRYNFVRVFSLLFLCFCWLPHSAAAAETDPAFQVWLKAFYPRAAKKGISRDLYQRAFAKVTAPDSEVLRKAAYQPEFTTEIWDYLDTAVNALTVAEGRVMAKKYRPWLKKISTRFGVDASFLLAIWSIESRYGSVLERPGRLHYVPQALATLAYGDKNRRKFAEQQLIAALQIVRDGDVDLSQLYGSWAGAMGHTQFIPTSYQAYGVDMDKDGRRDIWNSVPDALATAANLLHKNGWRTGKAWGYEVQVPKQGARYRGQTKTLAQWRQLGFTRPNGRAFPEPSTKAELKMLVGDRGPGFLVQRNFFIIKRYNASDFYALAVSLLADRLAGKEGMVQLWPRPANALFAEEKFQLQELLHAKGFYDGAIDGDLGAGTRKGIKAFQSSVGMTPDGEPTRVVLEALRKQ